A window of uncultured Draconibacterium sp. contains these coding sequences:
- a CDS encoding FAD/NAD(P)-binding oxidoreductase — protein MKKLVILGAGTAGTMMANKLRGSLDKEEWSITIVDQFKTHYYQPGFLFIPFGIYNKEDVIKPKSDFIPSGVTMIYSAIDRVEGEANKVHLQGGQVLNYDYLIIATGTKTFPGETPGLQDKLWYKEIFDFYTVEGAVALQKFFKGWEGGKLVMAITELPYKCPVAPLEFVFLADAYFTRLGMRDKVDITYVTPMPGAFTKPVATKMLSELLEEKNIKVIPDFYIERVDNDTKKLISYDEQEVDFDVLTVVPVNMGDEMIERSGLGDDMNFVPTDKHTLQSQKHENIFVLGDASNIPTSKAGSVAHFAAEILFENLMSAIEGRPLHAKFDGHANCYIETGNGKGALIDFNYDTEPLPGTFPLPGIGPFGLLKNTKINHYGKVMFRWIYWHILLKGKELPVEPLMTMAGKKKVNE, from the coding sequence ATGAAGAAACTTGTGATATTAGGCGCCGGTACCGCCGGAACAATGATGGCCAATAAACTTAGAGGCTCATTGGATAAGGAAGAATGGAGTATAACAATTGTTGACCAGTTTAAAACACATTATTACCAGCCCGGGTTTCTTTTTATACCCTTTGGAATTTATAATAAGGAAGATGTTATCAAGCCAAAATCAGATTTTATTCCATCGGGAGTTACAATGATTTATTCGGCCATTGACCGAGTTGAGGGAGAAGCCAATAAAGTGCATTTACAGGGCGGACAGGTTTTAAATTACGATTACCTGATTATTGCCACCGGCACCAAAACCTTTCCTGGAGAAACGCCCGGTTTACAAGACAAACTCTGGTACAAAGAAATTTTCGATTTTTATACTGTTGAAGGAGCAGTTGCTCTTCAGAAATTCTTTAAAGGCTGGGAAGGTGGTAAACTGGTAATGGCCATTACCGAACTACCTTATAAATGTCCGGTGGCACCACTCGAATTTGTTTTTCTGGCCGATGCTTATTTCACGCGTTTAGGCATGCGCGATAAAGTGGATATTACTTATGTAACTCCAATGCCCGGTGCTTTTACAAAACCTGTGGCTACTAAAATGTTATCGGAATTGCTTGAGGAAAAAAACATAAAAGTAATTCCCGATTTTTACATTGAACGTGTTGACAACGATACTAAAAAACTAATTTCTTACGACGAGCAGGAAGTTGATTTTGATGTGCTAACCGTGGTTCCTGTAAATATGGGCGACGAAATGATAGAACGCAGTGGCCTGGGCGACGATATGAATTTTGTTCCAACCGATAAACATACGCTTCAATCACAAAAACACGAAAATATATTTGTATTGGGCGATGCGTCAAATATTCCTACTTCAAAAGCAGGTTCGGTTGCCCACTTTGCCGCCGAAATACTTTTCGAGAATTTGATGAGTGCCATTGAAGGAAGACCATTGCATGCAAAATTCGACGGACACGCCAATTGTTACATCGAAACCGGAAATGGAAAGGGAGCACTTATCGATTTTAATTACGATACCGAACCGCTTCCGGGAACTTTCCCACTTCCTGGGATCGGGCCTTTTGGTTTACTGAAAAATACCAAAATCAATCACTACGGAAAAGTAATGTTTCGATGGATTTACTGGCACATTCTTTTAAAAGGAAAAGAGTTGCCCGTTGAACCATTAATGACCATGGCAGGAAAAAAGAAGGTGAACGAATAA
- a CDS encoding Crp/Fnr family transcriptional regulator, with protein MGKISCSCEKCQLKNLFFSHVNESELSSICDIKVEKHYSKGDIITTEGDKIDEFLYMKEGLVKLSKSTMDGKDQILSFSKPFDFVSLLSVFSSDEYKYSVTAIEDTTVCTLDLDVVKSYAKNNALFAMDLILNISEVTDKILIDNLAIKRKHLKGRVAHVLLYFSDYIYEKDEFELPISRREIAEYIGMTTENVIRTLSEFRKDKIIKIFGKDILIADKKRLQNISEFG; from the coding sequence ATGGGAAAAATAAGTTGTAGCTGTGAAAAATGTCAATTAAAGAATCTGTTCTTTTCGCATGTTAACGAAAGCGAATTAAGCAGTATTTGCGATATAAAAGTGGAAAAACACTATTCGAAAGGAGACATTATTACTACTGAAGGTGATAAAATTGACGAGTTTCTGTACATGAAGGAAGGCTTGGTTAAACTCTCAAAATCGACCATGGATGGAAAAGATCAAATCCTTAGTTTCTCAAAACCCTTCGACTTCGTGAGCCTTCTGTCTGTATTTTCATCCGATGAATATAAATATTCGGTTACTGCAATAGAAGATACTACCGTTTGTACGCTCGATTTGGATGTTGTGAAATCGTATGCAAAAAACAACGCTTTGTTTGCCATGGACTTAATTTTAAACATTAGCGAGGTTACTGATAAAATTTTGATTGATAATTTAGCCATCAAACGCAAACATCTGAAAGGAAGAGTAGCGCACGTTCTGCTGTATTTTTCAGATTACATTTATGAAAAAGATGAATTTGAACTTCCTATTTCGAGACGCGAAATTGCAGAATACATAGGAATGACAACCGAAAATGTGATTCGCACACTCTCTGAATTCAGGAAAGACAAAATCATTAAAATTTTTGGGAAAGATATTTTAATCGCTGATAAAAAACGTTTGCAAAACATTTCGGAGTTTGGATAA
- a CDS encoding mechanosensitive ion channel domain-containing protein — protein sequence MITKILIAAIGLFAFYRILSFLNSNAPFSKSTKNSLSILFVLVELASWLGFVLWGMRKIYEAEAYITLIGFGILLLVFIIPGWYVIGDFLAGIVLRIQRKLELNSRFEIDNISGEIVKLGYLNFDIKSKSGSIDTIPYSKIKSKVISRSGENTNLERELLHFSISTNEKSSAVTKKLVVALLNSPWVAASQEPVLKNINKVTGGYEIDVYVYVLKKKYTERISESITNYFLEK from the coding sequence ATGATCACAAAAATATTAATAGCAGCAATTGGGCTTTTTGCTTTTTACCGAATTTTGTCGTTTTTAAATTCAAATGCCCCGTTTTCCAAATCCACGAAAAATTCACTGAGTATTCTTTTTGTGTTAGTTGAACTGGCGTCGTGGCTGGGATTTGTGCTGTGGGGGATGCGTAAAATTTACGAAGCAGAAGCATACATTACGCTTATTGGTTTTGGCATTTTACTGCTGGTATTTATTATTCCGGGCTGGTATGTAATTGGTGACTTTTTAGCCGGAATTGTTTTGCGAATTCAGCGCAAATTGGAGTTAAACAGCAGGTTTGAAATTGATAATATTTCAGGAGAGATTGTTAAGCTGGGGTATTTAAATTTCGATATAAAATCTAAAAGCGGAAGTATTGATACAATTCCGTATTCAAAAATTAAATCGAAAGTAATTTCACGAAGCGGAGAAAATACAAATCTGGAAAGAGAGCTTTTACACTTTAGCATTTCTACCAACGAAAAATCGAGCGCAGTTACAAAAAAACTGGTGGTTGCTTTGCTTAATTCTCCCTGGGTTGCTGCATCGCAGGAACCGGTATTAAAAAACATAAACAAAGTAACAGGTGGTTACGAAATAGATGTTTATGTGTATGTATTAAAAAAGAAATATACCGAAAGAATTTCAGAGAGTATTACAAATTATTTTCTTGAAAAGTAA
- a CDS encoding amino acid permease, whose product MAKIKKFGTFSGVFTPSILTILGVIMYLRFPTIIGQAGLINTIGIIVIAHIISITTSLSVASLSTDKTVKTGGTYFMISRSLGLPIGGTLGLALFVGLSFSVSLYLIGFAESFLSYWNLDTSINSVRLTGTIILIVVTTVTFISTSLAIKSQYFIMAAIVLSLLSIFLGKHEFAPTEIHLKPLADAAPFMLLFGIFFPAVTGFEAGVSMSGDLENPKKSLPVGAMAAVGVGFVVYLGLALFYAFTVDAEALRNDSQILFKISLVPALVIIGIWGATLSSALGSILGAPRILQAIAMDKIAPKVFAKGTGKTNEPRNALLLAFVIAEAGILIGELDVIARIVSMFFITTYAFLNLASAIESWSSSDFRPAFKIPKFVSILGAVSAFIVMILLDFIALAGAVVVLGILFFYLSRKELVLESGDAWSSFWTNLAKRALLKLSAEKTNTRNWRPNIVLFSGGEQARPHLVELGISMSGKLGALTDFELVLNSNEYIQPKPIPKVQLKGTGANFFKRQFVCDTIENGIKNVTNVYGFSGFEPNTIMMGWSRDTNSAGVLANILTHVKKKNLNAVFLDYDKQNGFGKKERIDIWWNGEGRLLSFALNLMRFVLSDADWRDASIRILVINNDNKLTDKLYKNTLALLEEKRIDAEVKIISDDFGTRSKEMIINTESLNADLIILGISPKTASYTEQYIKTVSEISDLPSSILVLSPSNEFEEINILGSTVRRSKIDLPDVLAAELLPIPVLGNKIINTRIHKFDEDVLHFTNSFYEKTFHEAISNQLRLVHQLKEYFEVNNRNIEKALSTQKGIQLQKSFSKLHQSFLVFSTSYIETEGEKITVEINQLLTTGISVLLTKIGNYLHETPETILVNTITKAKKEKNVEVDYRRLLSVSLQVKLMSEVLKYLQSFEQQSLVLYSVLKNVIIQINDSYESRLKGDSAAQMDILGRREQILQDFTELARVLQQQMEACKSGLLHCVRNQSIEIGKDLLQDNLRVEINKKLKVKHVLPLEAVEIFPEEWKSKVDLLNNSLYLDCRILSEQKIINNINQNFVDKVHAILSEKVLSPISQVQANINNWRENHSGVIKNVLFDDTTEFRFIFQETFLKTSELLQRLPQEIEIANVAESNNQSEETLKQIDSALVEPYKIARYYFDTELYEPFFRELEQLDIQVKKSRIECREANSLLKFRADNLLEHHNENEWVEKDLNQFLNSLSKQVNSEQEKLNAVINRIRFKSEQLVKNAMSPLYSHSIIDSAKKIASLLRNEKSKKFSMGYVKRLKAIQKSINNTIVNLLYGSTDSILQAKQILNKKTDTNTSVAQILDILEKVKPKGKVLTQIPVFYRTLFSSKSLINDDFWVPMEKELARIKDAVVRHKNGYGGAIAIIGNHGCGKTALTRYSTKHLFKSDRVFTIVAPTTGSVQMKDWELCLQKSIGITGDSFEIFRSLPNESVVVINDLELWWERTSDGSKIINEIVQLIQTFGKKTFFVLNCNQYSYNIINKLFSLEADMLDVINCKPFEARKLQQLIQSRHKTSGLNYVYKNKSEESVSKIQTATLFNSYFSVSGGNPGVAINSWLTNIEKVQGQNVYIKKPTLPNMEPLENMNDEWLILIALFVQHKYIDLSKLARILAINEHEAEQKIYGLLNSGMIEINGNSAYSLSRYLEPFLVKICLDKGLI is encoded by the coding sequence ATGGCTAAGATTAAAAAATTTGGAACTTTTAGTGGAGTATTTACACCTTCTATTCTAACAATACTTGGTGTTATTATGTATTTGCGCTTTCCTACCATTATTGGTCAGGCCGGCTTAATAAATACAATTGGAATTATAGTAATTGCACACATTATTTCCATTACAACCAGTTTAAGTGTGGCCTCGTTGTCAACCGATAAAACAGTAAAAACAGGTGGAACCTATTTTATGATTTCGCGAAGCCTTGGTTTGCCCATTGGTGGTACACTTGGGCTAGCGCTGTTTGTTGGCTTGTCGTTTAGTGTGAGTTTGTACTTGATTGGTTTTGCTGAAAGTTTTTTAAGCTATTGGAACCTCGATACTTCCATAAATTCAGTACGACTTACAGGAACAATTATTTTAATTGTTGTAACCACAGTAACATTTATCAGTACTTCTCTGGCTATAAAATCGCAGTATTTTATAATGGCAGCCATCGTATTGTCACTGTTGTCGATATTTTTGGGCAAGCACGAGTTTGCTCCTACCGAAATACATCTAAAACCCTTAGCCGATGCTGCACCGTTTATGCTCTTGTTTGGTATTTTCTTTCCTGCAGTTACCGGTTTCGAAGCTGGTGTGTCTATGTCGGGCGATTTGGAAAACCCTAAAAAATCGTTGCCCGTTGGCGCCATGGCAGCTGTTGGAGTTGGCTTTGTAGTTTATCTTGGCTTAGCCCTTTTTTATGCGTTTACTGTTGATGCCGAGGCGCTTCGAAACGATAGTCAGATTTTGTTTAAAATTTCCTTGGTTCCGGCCTTGGTTATTATTGGCATTTGGGGAGCAACCTTATCGTCGGCATTGGGTAGTATTTTGGGCGCACCACGTATTTTACAAGCCATTGCAATGGATAAAATTGCGCCAAAAGTATTTGCCAAAGGCACCGGAAAAACCAATGAGCCACGAAATGCCTTATTATTGGCTTTTGTGATTGCCGAAGCCGGTATTCTAATTGGAGAGCTAGATGTGATTGCCCGAATTGTTTCCATGTTCTTTATTACAACTTATGCCTTCCTTAATCTGGCTTCAGCTATTGAAAGCTGGTCGAGTTCAGACTTTCGTCCGGCATTTAAAATTCCAAAATTTGTTAGCATTTTAGGAGCAGTATCGGCATTTATTGTAATGATATTACTTGATTTTATAGCACTGGCCGGTGCTGTTGTTGTTTTGGGAATTCTGTTTTTTTATCTCAGTCGGAAAGAACTGGTACTGGAAAGCGGTGATGCCTGGAGCAGTTTCTGGACAAATCTGGCAAAACGGGCCCTGTTAAAATTGTCGGCCGAAAAAACCAATACACGAAACTGGAGACCTAATATTGTACTTTTTAGCGGCGGTGAGCAGGCCAGACCCCATTTAGTCGAATTGGGTATTTCCATGTCGGGGAAATTGGGAGCCTTAACCGATTTCGAACTCGTTCTAAATTCTAATGAATACATTCAGCCAAAACCAATTCCAAAAGTTCAATTGAAAGGCACGGGCGCGAATTTTTTTAAGCGGCAGTTTGTATGCGACACCATCGAAAACGGAATAAAAAACGTTACAAATGTGTATGGTTTTAGTGGCTTTGAACCAAATACCATAATGATGGGGTGGAGCCGCGATACAAACTCCGCGGGTGTCTTGGCGAATATTCTTACACATGTTAAAAAGAAAAACCTCAATGCCGTTTTCCTTGATTACGACAAACAAAACGGTTTCGGGAAAAAGGAACGTATTGATATCTGGTGGAATGGAGAGGGCAGGTTGTTAAGTTTTGCCTTAAACTTAATGCGTTTTGTTCTTTCTGATGCCGACTGGAGAGATGCAAGCATTCGGATACTGGTAATTAACAACGACAATAAATTAACCGATAAATTATACAAAAATACACTTGCACTACTTGAAGAAAAGCGAATTGACGCTGAAGTAAAAATAATTAGCGACGATTTTGGTACGCGAAGCAAGGAAATGATAATTAACACTGAATCGCTTAATGCCGATCTTATAATCCTTGGGATTTCGCCAAAAACAGCTTCTTACACCGAACAATATATTAAAACTGTCAGCGAAATTTCAGATTTGCCATCCAGTATTCTTGTATTAAGTCCTTCAAACGAATTTGAGGAAATAAATATTTTAGGAAGTACCGTACGTCGTTCAAAAATTGATTTGCCCGATGTTTTGGCTGCAGAATTATTGCCGATTCCGGTTCTTGGGAACAAAATAATTAACACCCGAATTCATAAGTTTGATGAGGATGTATTGCACTTTACAAATAGCTTTTATGAAAAAACTTTTCACGAAGCCATATCAAATCAACTGCGGTTGGTTCATCAACTTAAAGAATATTTTGAAGTAAATAACAGAAACATTGAAAAAGCCTTATCTACACAAAAAGGCATTCAGTTGCAAAAAAGCTTTTCTAAACTGCATCAGTCTTTTTTAGTTTTTAGCACCAGTTATATTGAAACCGAGGGAGAAAAAATTACTGTTGAGATAAACCAGCTATTAACCACCGGCATTTCGGTATTGCTCACCAAAATTGGAAATTATTTGCACGAAACACCCGAAACAATCCTGGTAAATACGATAACGAAAGCAAAAAAGGAAAAAAATGTCGAGGTAGATTATCGTAGGCTTTTATCCGTTTCTCTTCAGGTTAAATTAATGTCGGAGGTACTTAAATACCTTCAATCGTTTGAGCAACAAAGCCTGGTTTTGTATTCGGTATTAAAAAATGTAATCATTCAAATAAACGATAGTTACGAATCGCGTTTAAAAGGCGACTCAGCTGCTCAAATGGATATACTTGGCCGCCGAGAACAAATTCTTCAAGATTTTACTGAGCTCGCCCGGGTTTTACAACAGCAAATGGAAGCTTGTAAATCAGGTTTGTTGCACTGTGTGCGAAATCAATCCATTGAAATTGGAAAAGATTTATTGCAAGATAATCTTCGGGTGGAGATCAATAAAAAGTTGAAAGTAAAACATGTTCTTCCGCTTGAAGCGGTTGAGATTTTCCCCGAAGAGTGGAAATCGAAAGTCGATCTGTTGAATAACTCACTTTATCTTGATTGCCGCATTTTATCGGAACAGAAAATAATCAATAACATCAATCAGAATTTTGTAGATAAAGTTCATGCTATTCTGTCAGAAAAGGTGTTGTCCCCCATTTCTCAGGTTCAAGCCAATATTAATAATTGGAGAGAAAACCATTCCGGGGTGATAAAAAATGTTTTGTTTGACGACACAACCGAATTCCGGTTTATTTTCCAGGAAACGTTTCTGAAAACCTCAGAATTGTTACAACGACTGCCACAAGAAATTGAAATTGCGAATGTGGCGGAAAGCAACAATCAAAGCGAAGAAACATTGAAACAAATAGATTCGGCGCTGGTTGAACCCTATAAAATTGCACGATATTATTTCGATACTGAGTTATACGAACCTTTCTTCCGCGAATTGGAGCAGTTAGATATTCAGGTGAAAAAAAGCAGAATAGAATGCAGGGAGGCAAACAGTCTTTTAAAATTCAGAGCCGATAATTTGCTGGAGCACCATAACGAAAATGAGTGGGTAGAAAAAGATTTAAACCAGTTTTTAAACTCGCTTTCAAAACAAGTGAATAGTGAGCAGGAAAAACTTAACGCAGTTATAAACCGAATTCGGTTCAAATCGGAACAGTTGGTTAAAAATGCAATGTCTCCGCTTTATTCACATTCCATAATCGATTCAGCCAAAAAAATTGCTTCGCTTTTACGTAATGAAAAGAGCAAGAAATTTAGCATGGGCTATGTGAAAAGACTTAAAGCAATCCAAAAATCAATAAACAATACCATTGTTAATCTTCTGTATGGTTCAACCGATAGCATTCTTCAGGCCAAACAAATATTGAACAAGAAAACAGATACAAATACCAGTGTCGCTCAAATTCTTGACATTTTAGAAAAGGTAAAACCAAAAGGGAAAGTACTGACCCAAATACCTGTTTTTTATCGTACCCTTTTTAGCAGCAAATCGCTTATAAACGACGATTTCTGGGTGCCAATGGAAAAAGAATTGGCGCGAATTAAAGATGCGGTGGTGCGACATAAAAACGGATATGGTGGTGCCATTGCCATAATTGGAAATCATGGATGTGGGAAAACCGCATTAACCCGCTACAGCACAAAACATTTGTTTAAAAGCGACCGGGTTTTTACAATTGTAGCGCCGACAACCGGATCTGTTCAAATGAAAGATTGGGAATTGTGTTTGCAAAAATCGATTGGAATTACAGGAGATTCGTTTGAAATATTCAGAAGTTTACCAAACGAAAGTGTAGTTGTTATTAACGATTTGGAACTGTGGTGGGAGCGAACAAGCGATGGAAGTAAAATAATAAATGAAATAGTGCAACTGATTCAAACCTTTGGTAAAAAAACATTCTTTGTTTTAAACTGCAATCAGTATTCGTATAACATTATTAATAAACTATTCTCGCTCGAAGCCGACATGTTGGACGTGATAAACTGCAAGCCTTTTGAAGCAAGAAAACTGCAGCAGTTAATTCAGAGTCGGCATAAAACCAGTGGCTTAAATTATGTATATAAAAATAAGTCGGAAGAGTCGGTTTCAAAAATACAAACAGCAACTCTGTTTAATTCTTATTTTTCGGTTTCAGGAGGTAATCCGGGGGTAGCTATAAATAGTTGGTTAACCAATATCGAAAAAGTGCAGGGGCAAAATGTTTACATTAAAAAACCAACTTTGCCAAATATGGAACCACTCGAAAATATGAATGATGAGTGGCTGATACTAATTGCATTATTTGTACAACACAAATACATTGATTTATCGAAGCTGGCCAGAATACTTGCCATTAATGAGCACGAGGCTGAACAAAAAATTTATGGACTTTTAAATTCCGGGATGATTGAAATAAATGGAAATAGCGCGTACAGCTTGTCGCGTTATTTAGAGCCATTTTTAGTGAAAATTTGTTTGGATAAAGGATTAATTTAA
- a CDS encoding molybdenum cofactor guanylyltransferase → MQITAIILAGGKSKRMGTDKALLQLDGISLLERSVSLCKKLCDTIIISSNNKAHQQFGFPLVPDEFKNCGPIGGIYSCLKKSESEWNFIISVDSAFVEADFVSYLMAAIEDVDTIVPYGSKGTEPLIALYNKKCLPAFEEKIRTGDYRMQNLITSLNTKKIDAQSWIEKHPDLFRNLNRPEDISNF, encoded by the coding sequence ATGCAAATCACAGCAATTATTTTAGCCGGCGGTAAAAGTAAACGCATGGGAACCGATAAGGCTCTGTTACAACTGGATGGGATTTCCCTACTCGAACGGTCGGTTTCGCTTTGTAAAAAGCTGTGCGATACAATTATTATAAGTTCGAACAATAAAGCGCACCAACAATTTGGCTTCCCGCTTGTCCCCGATGAGTTTAAAAACTGTGGCCCGATAGGAGGAATATATTCTTGCTTAAAAAAATCGGAAAGCGAATGGAATTTTATAATTAGTGTTGATTCGGCTTTTGTTGAAGCTGATTTTGTATCTTATTTAATGGCAGCTATTGAAGATGTTGATACCATTGTACCTTACGGAAGCAAAGGAACTGAACCATTAATTGCTTTGTACAATAAAAAATGCCTGCCTGCCTTTGAGGAAAAAATAAGAACAGGTGATTATAGAATGCAAAACCTGATTACTTCGCTAAATACAAAAAAGATAGATGCACAAAGCTGGATAGAAAAACACCCCGATTTATTTAGAAATTTAAACCGGCCTGAAGATATTTCTAATTTTTAG
- a CDS encoding PadR family transcriptional regulator, whose product MKVENAKAQMRKGVLEYCILIVLSEKPLYAINIIEGLKKAKMIVVEGTLYPLLTRLKNAGLLAYRWEESNQGPPRKYYELTDEGKKFLKELENSWSELVVAVEQVKTNRA is encoded by the coding sequence ATGAAAGTAGAAAACGCAAAAGCACAAATGAGGAAAGGAGTTCTTGAGTACTGTATTCTAATCGTTTTAAGCGAAAAGCCTCTTTATGCAATCAACATAATTGAAGGACTGAAAAAAGCCAAAATGATTGTGGTTGAAGGCACTCTGTATCCGCTTCTAACTCGTTTAAAAAATGCCGGATTACTTGCCTATCGCTGGGAAGAATCAAACCAGGGGCCACCACGTAAGTATTATGAGCTAACCGATGAAGGCAAAAAGTTTTTAAAAGAGCTTGAAAACTCGTGGAGCGAATTAGTAGTTGCGGTTGAACAGGTAAAAACAAACCGGGCATAA
- a CDS encoding PspC domain-containing protein: protein MKKTFTINISGSVFHIEEDAYEVLQKYMSNLKHHFGNTEEGKEITADIEARIAELFLEKSSETKNVVTLDWVNEVVETMGTFDDNMDEESDSNRAQEQTKRKKRLYRDPEQSVLGGVCSGLAAYFNMDIAIVRILVVLLFFVTSGGALLAYVILWIAVPKALNTAQRLEMRGEEVTVKNIEKFIKDEVNSVKESYNKFRKSGFFSKKQKNPS, encoded by the coding sequence ATGAAAAAGACATTCACCATAAACATCAGCGGAAGCGTATTTCACATAGAAGAAGATGCGTACGAAGTACTTCAGAAATACATGAGCAATTTAAAACACCACTTTGGAAACACTGAGGAAGGCAAAGAAATTACTGCCGATATAGAAGCACGAATTGCCGAACTTTTCCTGGAGAAATCAAGCGAAACCAAAAATGTAGTAACCCTGGATTGGGTAAACGAAGTGGTTGAAACAATGGGAACATTCGATGACAACATGGATGAAGAAAGCGATTCGAACCGGGCCCAGGAACAAACAAAACGCAAAAAGAGATTGTATCGCGATCCGGAGCAGAGCGTTTTAGGTGGCGTTTGCAGCGGATTGGCAGCCTACTTTAACATGGATATTGCCATTGTACGGATATTAGTGGTTCTCTTGTTTTTTGTTACTTCGGGAGGAGCTTTGCTGGCTTACGTTATTCTTTGGATAGCGGTACCAAAAGCACTCAATACAGCCCAACGATTAGAAATGAGGGGCGAAGAAGTTACCGTAAAAAATATAGAGAAGTTTATTAAAGACGAAGTAAATTCGGTAAAAGAAAGCTACAACAAGTTTCGTAAATCAGGATTTTTCTCTAAAAAACAAAAGAATCCATCTTAA
- a CDS encoding response regulator, with amino-acid sequence MGKIKILVAEDDQINRKLFSYILKDVSSELLMAADGIEAIKLFNENPDIDLILMDLKMPGMDGYEATEQIRKTNTEVKIIALSAFSVETEQSKAKANGFDAYVSKPVSKVNLIEKIHSYFGV; translated from the coding sequence TCTTGTTGCGGAAGACGATCAAATAAATCGAAAACTCTTTTCCTACATATTAAAAGATGTTTCAAGTGAGTTGTTAATGGCCGCTGATGGTATTGAAGCCATAAAACTGTTTAACGAAAATCCTGATATTGATTTGATTTTGATGGATTTAAAAATGCCGGGAATGGACGGATACGAAGCAACAGAACAAATTCGTAAAACAAATACCGAAGTTAAAATTATAGCGCTCTCAGCTTTTTCGGTGGAAACCGAACAGAGCAAAGCAAAGGCAAACGGCTTTGATGCCTACGTTTCAAAACCTGTTTCTAAAGTAAATTTAATCGAAAAAATACACAGCTATTTTGGAGTGTAA